A stretch of DNA from Prochlorococcus marinus str. SB:
ATTCTTGAAAATTTATGGTTGTTTTGATAAATATTTGGATAAATAAGCCTAAAAATTCTATTTTTAAATATTTCAGTAACTAATTTATCTTCTGTTTCATTTTGATATCCCGAAATATTAACTTTTAATCGCCACCAAATAGTTTTTGAAAAATTAGTTTGTTTAAATAGTGAGATAGGATTTTTATAAATTTCCATTCAATGTCCTTTTACTATTTAAGTCAGGAAATGGGACTAGCCTTAAATGATATTTTAAGGAGAGTATGCTCTCATGATAAAGATTTTTCAAGAGAAGATATTTCGATAACTTGGATTAATTATAAAAGTAAAAATAAAAGTGTATTTAAAGGTTTTGGAACTGGCATTAATAACAAAAAAATGGTTTACCCTGCCAGCATAGTCAAGTTAGTTTATGGCCTTGCTGCATTTTATTGGATTAAAAAAGGAAGTTTATTATTATCAGATGAAATTATTGATGCTGTAGGGAAAATGTTGTCTTTCTCCAGTAATAATGCAACAAGCTTTTTAATTGATTTACTTACTGGAACAACAAGTGGACCTCGAATTGAAGGCGAATTATGGGAAAATTGGAAATACCAAAGAAGTATAATAAATGATTGGCTACATGATTTAAATTGGGAAGAATTGGTTGGTATAAATTGCTGTCAGAAGACTTGGGATGATGGACCATTTGGTCGTGAGAAAGAATTCTATGGATATGATAATAAAAATAGAAACGCTATGAACTCTGATTCAGCTGCAAGGATTTTGGAGGAAATTATGATTCATATTGATTATCAAGAAAATAATTTAAATTTGCGAAGTTTTTTAAAAAGAAATTTAAATAAGGTTGTTCTTAAAAAGGATTCTCTTAATCAAATAGATGGTTTTTTGGGTGAAGGATTACCAGAAAGCATTAATCTTTGGAGTAAAGCAGGCTTAATGTCTGAAGTTAGACATGATTCAGCTTGGTGGATTAATAATCAATCTCTTCAAACTTTATTAGTCGTTTTTTGTAATGGAGAAAAATATTCCAAAGATTCTTCTCTTTTACCGTTTATAGCAAAAGAAGTATACGATTTTAATAAGAGATATACCATTGAGGACTAAAGTGAATCTTCTAAGAAATTAGAATCTAATTTGTCAGTATAGGCTTCATAAGGTAGCATCATTACTTCTTCAAAATCTAAATCATTCATAATCCATTCTCTATATTCTGCTAACAAACTTTTTCTATCTTCATCATCTAATTCATAAATACGCAATGCGGTATCTTTAAAATTTTCTTTTATTAAATTTTCAATTTCTTTCTTCATCATTTTATGTTAATTCTCCCTCCAAAATCACTCTCCTAATTGTTGATAAAGCAATTCCAGTTTGTGTTCTGATTGATCGATATGAATATCCTTCATTACGCAATCTGATTACTAAAGATTCTTTTAAAGGACTTATTTTGGGCCTGCCTCCCAAATTATTTCCAGATAATTTTCTGTCTAATAGTTGTTCTTTTTTTCTTTCACCTAAACTTTTGTCTTCTAAATTATCTAATTCATATAAAATCTTAAAAATTGAAGAATTTGCATTAGAAGATTCATTAGCAGCAAAAAAACCAGTCAAAGTTCGTAATTGAATATCCCTATTAATAAGTTTATTTATTGTTATCAAACATTCTTTTTTATTTTTAAATGCTCGATCAAGCTGAGTTATTATTAATTGATCGCCTTTTGATAAGAAATTGATAGCTTTATTGAGTTGGGGTTTGATTTCTTCAGATAAACTTATTAATTCAGAGAACACTAAACTGCAACCCTCTTCCTTTAAAATTTTTATTTGCTCTTCTAAATATTCATATTCGTTATGAGTAGCTCTTGCATAACCTATTGCTTTAGAGTTTTTATTTTTTTCCGATAATAAAATACGTTTTCTTTTGAATTTAAAAGTCAATGTTTTATTACATATATTTTTTACTGTATCAAAAAATAATTAAAAAAACACTTTTTGGTACAAAATAATTCAACTATAAAATTTTTTTTAGGATATATCTAAAAAATTTATACGTTCTGATATCTGTATTAAAAATAACGTTATGAAATCTGATTCAATTTTAGTTAATGAAACAAGAATGTTGTGTAACGAATAAATTTAATTAAGATTTTCTAAATTGCAGAAGGATTAGTTGAATTCATTTATTTATTTACTTCCGTTGAATGAGTTTCGTCTTTGAAATTATAAATAGTTAATTAGTCTTGTTTTTAGTAAAATAAAATTACAGGCAAGAAGATTTAATGTGACTAATAATCCTAATAGTTTAATTTCAAAACCTGAATGGTTAAGGGTCAAAGCTCCACAAGTTGAGCGAATTGGTAATACTGCAAATTTATTAAATGATTTAAATCTCAATACTGTATGTCAAGAAGCAAGCTGTCCAAATATCGGCGAATGTTTTGCTAGTGGAACTGCAACTTTCCTCATAATGGGTCCTGGTTGCACTAGGGCATGTCCATATTGCGATATTGATTTTGATAGATCTAAGAGAGACTTAGACCCAACTGAACCATATCGTCTGGCCGAAGCTGTTTTTAGAATGAACCTTAAGCATGTTGTAATTACATCAGTCAATAGAGACGATCTTGAGGATGGTGGCGCATCTCAATTTTTCCAATGTGTTCATCAAATAAGAGAAAAATCTCCTGAAACTACTATTGAGCTTTTAATTCCTGATTTTTGTGGCAACTGGAAAGCTCTTGAAAAAGTTCTTGATTCAAATCCAAATGTTTTAAACCATAATATTGAGACTGTGCCTGCGCTTTATAAAAAAGTAAGACCTCAGGGTAAATATGTGAGAACTCTTGAGTTGCTTAGGAGAACCAGAGACTATTCTCCCAAAATTTATACAAAGTCAGGCTTTATGCTTGGTTTAGGAGAAAAAGACGAGGAGGTCTTAAATCTGCTTAAGGATTTAAAAAGTAATTTCGTTGATATTGTTACTATTGGTCAATATTTATCTCCTGGCCCTAATCATTTACCTGTTAAAAGATTTGTAAGTCCTTCAAAATTTAACTATTTTAAAGCGTTCGGGGAAAAAGATTTAAACTTCATGCAAGTAGTTAGTTCTCCTTTAACTCGTAGTAGCTACCATGCTGAAGAGATTCAAAAACTTATGAAAAAGTATCCAAGATAGTCATTTTTATTTATTTGGATCTATCCACTCATTCAATTTCCATTCAACTAGATCATTTTTAATCATTGGATCATTCTTAATGATTTTTAGTGCATTTTTATAATTATTAACCTCAAGAATGAGTAATCCGCCATCACCTGGCCTTTTTAACTCATCTACTAAAAATCCACTTTTTATATTAATTCCCTCTTTTTTTAATTTTTTTATCCAATCATTATGTTCGTTAATTATTTTTTGTTTTAAATCATGATTAATTAAGTATTCTTTTTTTATAATTTCAGTTTTTATAAAGAAAGGCATTTACATTTTCTTTATGCCAAGCATGTCTTCTTCGCTTGGGGGAACTATTAATTTGAAAATATTCCTGTAATAGGACCAATTTTCAATTATTTTGGCAGCCTTTAAGCTATTTGTTTTTGATACATATTCTCTAATAATTTCCAATAAGATATCTTCCTGCTTTAATGAAGTTATTTTATGAATGCTAACTATTTCCTTGTTAACTT
This window harbors:
- a CDS encoding serine hydrolase produces the protein MSFYYLSQEMGLALNDILRRVCSHDKDFSREDISITWINYKSKNKSVFKGFGTGINNKKMVYPASIVKLVYGLAAFYWIKKGSLLLSDEIIDAVGKMLSFSSNNATSFLIDLLTGTTSGPRIEGELWENWKYQRSIINDWLHDLNWEELVGINCCQKTWDDGPFGREKEFYGYDNKNRNAMNSDSAARILEEIMIHIDYQENNLNLRSFLKRNLNKVVLKKDSLNQIDGFLGEGLPESINLWSKAGLMSEVRHDSAWWINNQSLQTLLVVFCNGEKYSKDSSLLPFIAKEVYDFNKRYTIED
- a CDS encoding recombinase family protein encodes the protein MTFKFKRKRILLSEKNKNSKAIGYARATHNEYEYLEEQIKILKEEGCSLVFSELISLSEEIKPQLNKAINFLSKGDQLIITQLDRAFKNKKECLITINKLINRDIQLRTLTGFFAANESSNANSSIFKILYELDNLEDKSLGERKKEQLLDRKLSGNNLGGRPKISPLKESLVIRLRNEGYSYRSIRTQTGIALSTIRRVILEGELT
- the lipA gene encoding lipoyl synthase; the encoded protein is MTNNPNSLISKPEWLRVKAPQVERIGNTANLLNDLNLNTVCQEASCPNIGECFASGTATFLIMGPGCTRACPYCDIDFDRSKRDLDPTEPYRLAEAVFRMNLKHVVITSVNRDDLEDGGASQFFQCVHQIREKSPETTIELLIPDFCGNWKALEKVLDSNPNVLNHNIETVPALYKKVRPQGKYVRTLELLRRTRDYSPKIYTKSGFMLGLGEKDEEVLNLLKDLKSNFVDIVTIGQYLSPGPNHLPVKRFVSPSKFNYFKAFGEKDLNFMQVVSSPLTRSSYHAEEIQKLMKKYPR
- a CDS encoding YciI family protein, giving the protein MPFFIKTEIIKKEYLINHDLKQKIINEHNDWIKKLKKEGINIKSGFLVDELKRPGDGGLLILEVNNYKNALKIIKNDPMIKNDLVEWKLNEWIDPNK